Proteins found in one Rhinolophus ferrumequinum isolate MPI-CBG mRhiFer1 chromosome 9, mRhiFer1_v1.p, whole genome shotgun sequence genomic segment:
- the INPP5B gene encoding type II inositol 1,4,5-trisphosphate 5-phosphatase isoform X4, giving the protein MVRSSTITVSDKAHILTMQKFGLRDTIVKSRLVQKEEDYTYIQNFRFFVGTYNVNGQSPKECLQPWLSHGIQAPDVYCVGFQELDLSKEAFFFHDTPKEEEWFKAVSESLHPDAKYAKVKLIRLVGIMLLLYVKEEHAAHISEVGAETVGTGIMGRMGNKGGVAIRFQFHNTSICVVNSHLAAHTEEYERRNQDYKDICSRMQFCQVDPSLPPLTISKHDVILWLGDLNYRIEELDVEKVKKLIEEKDFQTLYAYDQLKTQVAAKAVFEGFTEGELTFQPTYKYDTGSDEWDTSEKCRAPAWCDRILWKGKNITQLSYQSHMALKTSDHKPVSSVFDIGVRVVKEELYRKTLEEIVRSLDKMENANIPSVSLSKREFHFQNVKYMQLRVESFTIHNGQVPCQFEFINKPDEESYCKQWLNANPSKGFLLPDAAMDIELQVFVNKTTATKLSSGEDKIEDILVLHLDRGKDYFLSVSGNYLPSCFGTPIHTLCYMRDPVSDLSLETVRELTLMPLGIEDDGSHLEKPMKIPKELWIMVDYLYRNAVQQEDLFQQPGLRLEFEHIRDCLDTGMIDTLSNSPTSNHSVAEALLLFLESLPEPVICYSAYHNCLECSGNYTASKQVISTLPTFHKNVFHYLMEFLQELLKNSAKNHLDENILASIFGSLLLRNPAGHQKLEMVEKKKAQEFIHQFLCNSP; this is encoded by the exons ATGGTTCGCTCCTCCACTATCACAGTGTCAGACAAGGCTCATATTTTAACAATGCAGAAGTTTGGGCTACGAGATACAATAGTGAAATCACGTCTAGTGCAGAAAGAAGAGGATTATACCTATATCCAGAACTTCAG GTTTTTTGTGGGCACATACAATGTGAATGGACAGTCCCCCAAAGAGTGCCTCCAGCCTTGGCTAAGCCACGGTATCCAGGCCCCAGATGTATACTGCGTAGG ATTCCAGGAGCTCGATCTGAGTAAGGAGGCCTTTTTCTTCCATGATACCCCAAAGGAGGAGGAGTGGTTTAAAGCTGTATCAGAGAGTCTTCATCCAGACGCCAAGTACGCAAAG GTGAAGCTCATCCGACTGGTTGGGATTATGCTGCTGTTGTATGTGAAAGAGGAACACGCAGCGCACATCTCGGAAGTGGGAGCGGAGACTGTGGGGACGGGAATCATGGGCAGGATG GGGAACAAAGGAGGAGTGGCAATCAGGTTCCAGTTCCACAACACGAGCATCTGCGTTGTGAATTCTCACCTGGCAGCCCACACAGAAGAGTATGAGAGGAGGAACCAGGACTATAAAGACATTTGTTCTCGAATGCAGTTCTGTCAGGTTGATCCAAGCCTTCCCCCTCTCACCATCAGCAAGCACGA CGTGATCTTGTGGCTGGGCGACCTCAACTACAGGATAGAAGAGCTGGATgtggaaaaagtgaaaaagctCATCGAAGAGAAGGACTTTCAAACCCTGTATGCGTATGACCAG CTGAAAACTCAAGTGGCAGCAAAGGCTGTCTTTGAAGGCTTCACAGAAGGCGAGCTCACGTTCCAACCTACCTATAAGTATGATACTGGCTCTGACGAGTGGGATACCAG TGAGAAGTGTCGCGCTCCTGCCTGGTGTGACCGGATCCTCTGGAAAGGCAAGAACATCACTCAGCTGAGTTACCAGAGCCACATGGCCCTGAAGACCAGTGACCACAAGCCGGTCAGCTCAGTGTTTGACATTGGG GTGAGGGTTGTAAAAGAAGAGCTTTACCGGAAGACTCTGGAGGAGATTGTTCGTTCCCTGGATAAGATGGAAAATGCCAACATTCCTTCTGTGTCCCTCTCCAAGCGAGAG tttcattttcagaatgtGAAATACATGCAGTTGCGAGTAGAATCCTTTACAATTCATAATGGACAAGTACCCTGTCAGTTTGAATTCATCAACAAGCCTGATGAAGAGTCTTACTGTAAGCAGTGGCTGAATGCCAACCCCAGCAAAGGGTTCCTCCTGCCAG ATGCTGCCATGGATATTGAATTGCAGGTATTTGTAAACAAGACCACGGCTACAAAGCTCAGCTCAGGTGAAGACAAAATTGAGGACATTCTGGTTTTGCACTTGGACAGGGGAAAGGATTACTTTTTGTCAGTGTCTGGGAACTACCTGCCCAGCTGTTTCGGAACTCCCATTCATACATTGTGCTACATGAGGGATCCAGTCTCGGACCTGTCGCTTGAAACTGTTAGAGAGCTG actCTGATGCCACTAGGGATTGAAGATGATGGGAGCCATTTGGAGAAACCCATGAAAATCCCTAAAGAGCTCTGGATTATGGTTGATTATCTGTACCGAAATGCTGTCCAACAG GAAGATCTGTTTCAACAGCCAGGCCTAAGGTTGGAATTTGAGCATATCAGGGACTGTTTGGATACTGGAATGATCGATACCCTCAGTAATTCCC CCACTAGCAATCACTCCGTAGCCGAAGCCTTGCTGCTTTTCCTGGAAAGCCTGCCAGAGCCCGTCATCTGTTACAGCGCCTACCATAACTGCTTGGAGTGTTCTGGCAACTACACAGCAAGTAAACAG gTCATTTCCACTCTCCCCACattccacaaaaatgttttccactACTTGATGGAATTTTTGCAAGAACTGCTGAAAAATTCAGCAAAAAATCATTTGGATGAGAATATTCTAG CTAGCATATTTGGCAGCTTACTGCTTCGAAACCCAGCTGGTCACCAAAAGCTTGAAATGGTAGAGAAGAAGAAGGCTCAAGAATTTATTCACCAGTTCCTCTGCAACTCACCCTGA
- the INPP5B gene encoding type II inositol 1,4,5-trisphosphate 5-phosphatase isoform X3, translated as MATEKGGSHFDDLRPNGKGLLVDQSSRGQDKPENLLTRQTKSKSEITDMVRSSTITVSDKAHILTMQKFGLRDTIVKSRLVQKEEDYTYIQNFRFFVGTYNVNGQSPKECLQPWLSHGIQAPDVYCVGFQELDLSKEAFFFHDTPKEEEWFKAVSESLHPDAKYAKVKLIRLVGIMLLLYVKEEHAAHISEVGAETVGTGIMGRMGNKGGVAIRFQFHNTSICVVNSHLAAHTEEYERRNQDYKDICSRMQFCQVDPSLPPLTISKHDVILWLGDLNYRIEELDVEKVKKLIEEKDFQTLYAYDQLKTQVAAKAVFEGFTEGELTFQPTYKYDTGSDEWDTSEKCRAPAWCDRILWKGKNITQLSYQSHMALKTSDHKPVSSVFDIGVRVVKEELYRKTLEEIVRSLDKMENANIPSVSLSKREFHFQNVKYMQLRVESFTIHNGQVPCQFEFINKPDEESYCKQWLNANPSKGFLLPDAAMDIELQVFVNKTTATKLSSGEDKIEDILVLHLDRGKDYFLSVSGNYLPSCFGTPIHTLCYMRDPVSDLSLETVRELTLMPLGIEDDGSHLEKPMKIPKELWIMVDYLYRNAVQQEDLFQQPGLRLEFEHIRDCLDTGMIDTLSNSPTSNHSVAEALLLFLESLPEPVICYSAYHNCLECSGNYTASKQVISTLPTFHKNVFHYLMEFLQELLKNSAKNHLDENILASIFGSLLLRNPAGHQKLEMVEKKKAQEFIHQFLCNSP; from the exons GTGGTTCTCACTTTGATGATTTGAGGCCAAATGGGAAAGGCCTGCTTGTGGACCAAAGCTCCCGGGGTCAGGATAAACCAGAAAACTTGCTCACAAG acAGACTAAATCTAAATCTGAAATAACTGACATGGTTCGCTCCTCCACTATCACAGTGTCAGACAAGGCTCATATTTTAACAATGCAGAAGTTTGGGCTACGAGATACAATAGTGAAATCACGTCTAGTGCAGAAAGAAGAGGATTATACCTATATCCAGAACTTCAG GTTTTTTGTGGGCACATACAATGTGAATGGACAGTCCCCCAAAGAGTGCCTCCAGCCTTGGCTAAGCCACGGTATCCAGGCCCCAGATGTATACTGCGTAGG ATTCCAGGAGCTCGATCTGAGTAAGGAGGCCTTTTTCTTCCATGATACCCCAAAGGAGGAGGAGTGGTTTAAAGCTGTATCAGAGAGTCTTCATCCAGACGCCAAGTACGCAAAG GTGAAGCTCATCCGACTGGTTGGGATTATGCTGCTGTTGTATGTGAAAGAGGAACACGCAGCGCACATCTCGGAAGTGGGAGCGGAGACTGTGGGGACGGGAATCATGGGCAGGATG GGGAACAAAGGAGGAGTGGCAATCAGGTTCCAGTTCCACAACACGAGCATCTGCGTTGTGAATTCTCACCTGGCAGCCCACACAGAAGAGTATGAGAGGAGGAACCAGGACTATAAAGACATTTGTTCTCGAATGCAGTTCTGTCAGGTTGATCCAAGCCTTCCCCCTCTCACCATCAGCAAGCACGA CGTGATCTTGTGGCTGGGCGACCTCAACTACAGGATAGAAGAGCTGGATgtggaaaaagtgaaaaagctCATCGAAGAGAAGGACTTTCAAACCCTGTATGCGTATGACCAG CTGAAAACTCAAGTGGCAGCAAAGGCTGTCTTTGAAGGCTTCACAGAAGGCGAGCTCACGTTCCAACCTACCTATAAGTATGATACTGGCTCTGACGAGTGGGATACCAG TGAGAAGTGTCGCGCTCCTGCCTGGTGTGACCGGATCCTCTGGAAAGGCAAGAACATCACTCAGCTGAGTTACCAGAGCCACATGGCCCTGAAGACCAGTGACCACAAGCCGGTCAGCTCAGTGTTTGACATTGGG GTGAGGGTTGTAAAAGAAGAGCTTTACCGGAAGACTCTGGAGGAGATTGTTCGTTCCCTGGATAAGATGGAAAATGCCAACATTCCTTCTGTGTCCCTCTCCAAGCGAGAG tttcattttcagaatgtGAAATACATGCAGTTGCGAGTAGAATCCTTTACAATTCATAATGGACAAGTACCCTGTCAGTTTGAATTCATCAACAAGCCTGATGAAGAGTCTTACTGTAAGCAGTGGCTGAATGCCAACCCCAGCAAAGGGTTCCTCCTGCCAG ATGCTGCCATGGATATTGAATTGCAGGTATTTGTAAACAAGACCACGGCTACAAAGCTCAGCTCAGGTGAAGACAAAATTGAGGACATTCTGGTTTTGCACTTGGACAGGGGAAAGGATTACTTTTTGTCAGTGTCTGGGAACTACCTGCCCAGCTGTTTCGGAACTCCCATTCATACATTGTGCTACATGAGGGATCCAGTCTCGGACCTGTCGCTTGAAACTGTTAGAGAGCTG actCTGATGCCACTAGGGATTGAAGATGATGGGAGCCATTTGGAGAAACCCATGAAAATCCCTAAAGAGCTCTGGATTATGGTTGATTATCTGTACCGAAATGCTGTCCAACAG GAAGATCTGTTTCAACAGCCAGGCCTAAGGTTGGAATTTGAGCATATCAGGGACTGTTTGGATACTGGAATGATCGATACCCTCAGTAATTCCC CCACTAGCAATCACTCCGTAGCCGAAGCCTTGCTGCTTTTCCTGGAAAGCCTGCCAGAGCCCGTCATCTGTTACAGCGCCTACCATAACTGCTTGGAGTGTTCTGGCAACTACACAGCAAGTAAACAG gTCATTTCCACTCTCCCCACattccacaaaaatgttttccactACTTGATGGAATTTTTGCAAGAACTGCTGAAAAATTCAGCAAAAAATCATTTGGATGAGAATATTCTAG CTAGCATATTTGGCAGCTTACTGCTTCGAAACCCAGCTGGTCACCAAAAGCTTGAAATGGTAGAGAAGAAGAAGGCTCAAGAATTTATTCACCAGTTCCTCTGCAACTCACCCTGA